The Fervidobacterium gondwanense DSM 13020 genome has a segment encoding these proteins:
- a CDS encoding ABC transporter permease → MSNLTSFIIRRVLIMIPMMVIISIICFIITELQPGDFLSQYLDNPRISPEQIEALRQELGLDKPAYYRYMLWVKNIVTKLDFGYSFSYQRPVFDLIWERMGWTVGISLMTILLQWVIAIPLGIFSAFHPYSFWDYTFAVIAFVGISIPEFFLALLLMFFALNARYTYIGGLFSPEFIGTPWSVAKFIDLLKHLWIPLIVIGVSGVGGLYRVMRANLLDTVGSPFVNALRARGLDERTVRRHAVKNALNPLVSIAGMELPNVFSGTILASIVLNLPTIGPFFYNALLNHDQYLVMSFLMFIALITQIGNLLADITLALVDPRIRVA, encoded by the coding sequence ATGAGCAATTTGACAAGCTTCATTATTCGAAGGGTACTCATAATGATTCCAATGATGGTAATTATTTCGATAATATGTTTTATAATAACCGAGCTTCAACCGGGTGATTTCCTTTCTCAGTACCTTGACAATCCGAGAATCTCTCCTGAACAGATTGAAGCATTACGCCAGGAGCTTGGTCTTGACAAGCCCGCTTACTATCGATACATGCTGTGGGTTAAGAATATCGTAACGAAGCTGGATTTCGGTTACAGCTTTTCTTACCAGAGGCCTGTCTTTGATTTGATATGGGAAAGAATGGGCTGGACAGTTGGAATTTCCTTAATGACCATACTTCTCCAATGGGTTATAGCTATTCCTCTTGGAATTTTTTCGGCCTTCCATCCTTACAGCTTTTGGGATTACACTTTTGCCGTTATCGCCTTTGTTGGTATATCTATTCCAGAATTCTTCTTGGCACTGCTCTTAATGTTTTTCGCACTCAACGCAAGATATACCTACATAGGTGGACTATTTTCGCCAGAATTCATAGGCACACCGTGGTCAGTGGCTAAATTCATTGACCTTTTAAAACATCTGTGGATACCACTTATAGTAATCGGTGTTAGTGGCGTCGGAGGTTTGTATCGTGTAATGCGTGCAAATCTGCTCGATACTGTTGGCTCACCATTCGTAAACGCACTCAGAGCGAGGGGACTGGATGAAAGAACTGTAAGAAGACATGCGGTAAAGAATGCACTAAACCCGCTTGTAAGCATTGCAGGAATGGAACTTCCGAATGTCTTTAGCGGAACAATCCTCGCATCTATTGTCTTAAACTTGCCAACGATAGGACCGTTCTTTTACAATGCCCTACTCAATCATGACCAATATTTAGTTATG